One Lycium barbarum isolate Lr01 chromosome 5, ASM1917538v2, whole genome shotgun sequence genomic window carries:
- the LOC132641396 gene encoding probable serine/threonine-protein kinase PBL28 isoform X1, whose translation MPFGLVSAWNKRRRSKSEDQLNPWIYKPVEYWHIEEPKPPAAKRRHGSSVFTLKEMEEATNSFSDDNLLGKGGFGRVYKGTLRSGEIVAIKKMDLPSFKEAEGEREFRVEVDILSRLDHPNLVSLIGYCADGKHRFLVYEYMHKGNLQDHLNGIAEVKMDWPLRLKVALGAARGLAYLHSSSAVGIPIIHRDFKSTNILLNTNYDAKIFKYSSTAQISDFGLAKLMPEGQQSCVTSRVLGTFGYFDPEYTLTGKLTLQSDVYAFGVVMLELLTGRRAVDLTLGPNDQNLVLQVRHILNDKKKLRKVIDPEISRSSYTMESINMFANLASRCVRADSSERPSMVDCIKELQLILHTNTKGISMTMHTFRMI comes from the exons ATGCCTTTTGGTTTGGTGTCAGCGTGGAACAAACGTCGGAGAAGCAAGTCTGAGGATCAGCTAAATCCTT GGATATATAAACCTGTGGAATATTGGCACATCGAAGAACCAAAACCACCTGCAGCAAAGAGACGCCATGGATCATCAGTTTTCACACTCAAAGAAATGGAGGAGGCAACAAATTCTTTTAGTGATGACAATCTACTTGGAAAAGGAGGATTCGGTCGAGTTTATAAGGGCACACTGCGGTCTGGAGAG ATTGTAGCAATCAAGAAAATGGATCTACCTTCATTCAAAGAGGCAGAAGGCGAGCGCGAGTTTCGTGTGGAAGTCGATATTTTGAGCAGACTGGATCATCCTAATCTGGTATCACTAATAGGCTATTGTGCAGACGGGAAGCACAGATTTCTAGTTTATGAGTATATGCACAAGGGGAACCTTCAGGATCATTTAAATG GGATTGCAGAAGTGAAGATGGATTGGCCCTTAAGGCTAAAGGTAGCTCTTGGGGCAGCAAGAGGACTTGCATATCTCCATTCAAGTTCAGCTGTTGGAATTCCTATAATTCATAGGGACTTTAAATCCACCAATATTCTTTTGAACACTAATTATGACGCAAAG ATATTCAAATACTCATCCACTGCACAGATATCAGATTTTGGTCTTGCAAAGTTGATGCCAGAAGGCCAGCAATCATGTGTGACATCTAGGGTACTAGGTACTTTTGGCTATTTTGATCCTGAATACACACTG ACCGGAAAACTCACTCTACAAAGTGATGTTTATGCATTTGGCGTTGTTATGCTGGAGCTTTTAACCGGACGCAGGGCTGTGGACCTCACACTTGGACCAAATGATCAGAATTTAGTACTACAG GTGAGGCATATATTGAATGACAAAAAGAAGCTGCGTAAGGTGATTGACCCTGAGATTAGCCGGAGTTCATACACAATGGAGTCTATCAACATGTTTGCTAACCTAGCATCTCGCTGTGTGAGAGCCGACAGTAGTGAAAGACCCTCAATGGTAGACTGCATCAAAGAACTTCAACTGATCCTCCACACGAATACGAAAGGGATAAGTATGACGATGCATACATTCAGAATGATCTGA
- the LOC132641396 gene encoding probable serine/threonine-protein kinase PBL28 isoform X2 — translation MPFGLVSAWNKRRRSKSEDQLNPWIYKPVEYWHIEEPKPPAAKRRHGSSVFTLKEMEEATNSFSDDNLLGKGGFGRVYKGTLRSGEIVAIKKMDLPSFKEAEGEREFRVEVDILSRLDHPNLVSLIGYCADGKHRFLVYEYMHKGNLQDHLNGIAEVKMDWPLRLKVALGAARGLAYLHSSSAVGIPIIHRDFKSTNILLNTNYDAKISDFGLAKLMPEGQQSCVTSRVLGTFGYFDPEYTLTGKLTLQSDVYAFGVVMLELLTGRRAVDLTLGPNDQNLVLQVRHILNDKKKLRKVIDPEISRSSYTMESINMFANLASRCVRADSSERPSMVDCIKELQLILHTNTKGISMTMHTFRMI, via the exons ATGCCTTTTGGTTTGGTGTCAGCGTGGAACAAACGTCGGAGAAGCAAGTCTGAGGATCAGCTAAATCCTT GGATATATAAACCTGTGGAATATTGGCACATCGAAGAACCAAAACCACCTGCAGCAAAGAGACGCCATGGATCATCAGTTTTCACACTCAAAGAAATGGAGGAGGCAACAAATTCTTTTAGTGATGACAATCTACTTGGAAAAGGAGGATTCGGTCGAGTTTATAAGGGCACACTGCGGTCTGGAGAG ATTGTAGCAATCAAGAAAATGGATCTACCTTCATTCAAAGAGGCAGAAGGCGAGCGCGAGTTTCGTGTGGAAGTCGATATTTTGAGCAGACTGGATCATCCTAATCTGGTATCACTAATAGGCTATTGTGCAGACGGGAAGCACAGATTTCTAGTTTATGAGTATATGCACAAGGGGAACCTTCAGGATCATTTAAATG GGATTGCAGAAGTGAAGATGGATTGGCCCTTAAGGCTAAAGGTAGCTCTTGGGGCAGCAAGAGGACTTGCATATCTCCATTCAAGTTCAGCTGTTGGAATTCCTATAATTCATAGGGACTTTAAATCCACCAATATTCTTTTGAACACTAATTATGACGCAAAG ATATCAGATTTTGGTCTTGCAAAGTTGATGCCAGAAGGCCAGCAATCATGTGTGACATCTAGGGTACTAGGTACTTTTGGCTATTTTGATCCTGAATACACACTG ACCGGAAAACTCACTCTACAAAGTGATGTTTATGCATTTGGCGTTGTTATGCTGGAGCTTTTAACCGGACGCAGGGCTGTGGACCTCACACTTGGACCAAATGATCAGAATTTAGTACTACAG GTGAGGCATATATTGAATGACAAAAAGAAGCTGCGTAAGGTGATTGACCCTGAGATTAGCCGGAGTTCATACACAATGGAGTCTATCAACATGTTTGCTAACCTAGCATCTCGCTGTGTGAGAGCCGACAGTAGTGAAAGACCCTCAATGGTAGACTGCATCAAAGAACTTCAACTGATCCTCCACACGAATACGAAAGGGATAAGTATGACGATGCATACATTCAGAATGATCTGA